TAAAGTGCAGATTCTCACCAAGTTTGGCATGCGCTGGGATCTGACGGAGCCTAAAGGCGATTTTTCCATGCGCAACAAAAACAACCAGGGTATTGATACCGACTTCTACCGCTATGCCGGGAAAGAAAGCATTATGAAAGAAATCGAAGACAGTCTGCGCAGGCTGAATACCGATTATATTGACCTTTACCAGCTCCACTGGCCCGATACCACTACCCCCATTCAGGAGACATTTGAAGCCGTGGCAAAACTGCTGGAACAGGGCAAAATCCGCTATGCCGGGGTCTGCAATTACAGCGCAGCACAGATGGCCGAAGCAGAAAAGTACGCCCCCATCATTTCCAATCAGGTACCCTATAGCATGGTGAACCGCAAAATCGAAGAGGAAACCGTGCCCTATTGTATCGGCCACAATAAGTCTGTTCTCGCCTACAGTCCGCTGGAAAGGGGACTGCTTACCGGCAAAATCATGCCCGGCCACTCCTTCGCCGAAGGCGACCACCGCGCCAAACATCCTTCATTTTCCGAAAACAGTATCCTCCGCACCAATGCTTTTCTCGAAAAGATCAAACCGATAGCAGAAGCTAAAGGCGCAACCCTCGGGCAACTGGTGCTCAAATGGACCATCGAACAGCCGGGAATTACCATCGCACTCGCTGGTGCGCGGAATGAAAAACAGTCCGTAGAAAATGCCAAAGCGGCTGAGATTATCCTGAGTGCTGAGGAAATC
The DNA window shown above is from Bacteroidia bacterium and carries:
- a CDS encoding aldo/keto reductase encodes the protein MEYRKLGNTDLEVSVITFGAWAAGGWMWGGTDHMESIRAIRSAYDLGVTSIDTAPVYGQGTSEEIVREALKGIPRDKVQILTKFGMRWDLTEPKGDFSMRNKNNQGIDTDFYRYAGKESIMKEIEDSLRRLNTDYIDLYQLHWPDTTTPIQETFEAVAKLLEQGKIRYAGVCNYSAAQMAEAEKYAPIISNQVPYSMVNRKIEEETVPYCIGHNKSVLAYSPLERGLLTGKIMPGHSFAEGDHRAKHPSFSENSILRTNAFLEKIKPIAEAKGATLGQLVLKWTIEQPGITIALAGARNEKQSVENAKAAEIILSAEEIAFISQCLAER